From Micromonospora carbonacea:
TCGACCTGGAGATCACCGACGTCACGCAGGTCGGTCCGGACCTGCGCATCACCGCGCTGCCCCGGAAGAGGGAGGGCTGACATGTTCACCGGCATCGTCGAGGAGCTGGGCGAGGTCGTCCGCACGACCGAGACCGGCGACGACTCCGCGCTGGTCGCCATCCGGGGGCCGCTGGTCACCAGCGACGCCCGGCACGGCGACTCCATCGCCGTCAACGGGGTCTGCCTGACCGTGGTCGACGTCGACGGCGACGTCTTCACCGCCGACGTGATGGGCGAGACGCTGCGCCGCTCCGCGCTCGGCGCGCTGCGCCCCGGAGTCGGCGTCAACCTGGAACGCGCCGCCGCCCTGAACAGCCGTCTCGGCGGGCACCTCGTGCAGGGCCACGTCGACGGCGTCGGCGCGGTGCTGTCCCGCCAGCCGGCCCAGCAGTGGGAGACGGTCCGCTTCCGGCTCCCCGCCGGCCTGTCCCGGTACGTGGTGGAGAAGGGCTCGATCACCGTCGACGGGGTGTCGCTCACCGTGGCCGACGTCGGGCCCGACTGGTTCACCGTCGGGCTGATCCCCACCACCCTCAAGCTGACCACCCTCGGCGACCGCGCCGTCGGCGACCCGGTCAACCTGGAGGTCGACGTGCTCGCCAAGTACGTCGAGCGGCTCCTCGGCGACCGCGCGGGCGGCGGGGGCGACCGGCTGCCCGACGGGATCGGGCAGCCCCCCGGCGGGGCGGGGCAGGCCCCCGGCGGGGGCGGACGGTGAGCGGCCCGCTCGGCTGGCTGCTCGACGCCCAGGTGCACGTCGGCGGCTCGCCCGTGCTGGTCCGCGAGATCGTCGGCAACGCCTTCGGCCTCGTCTCCGCCCTGCTCGGGCTGCGCCGGCTGGTCTGGGCCTGGCCCGTCGGCATGGTCGGCAACGCGCTGCTGCTCACCGTCTTCCTCGGCGGGGCGTTCGCCACCCCGCAGGCCCACGACCTCTATGGCCAGGCGGGCCGGCAGGTCTTCTTCTTCGCCGTGAGCTGCTACGGCTGGTGGCGCTGGGCGGGCAACCGCCGCTCGGGCCCCGGCGGGGACGCCGGGGCGGTCGCCCCGCGCTGGGCCACCCGGCGGGAGCGCCTCGGCCTGCTGCTGGCCGCCGCGGCGGGCACCGCCGCCGCGTACCCGGTGCTGGCCGCGCTCGGCTCCTGGGGGCCGCTGCCCGACGCGTGGATCCTCACCGGCAGCCTGCTCGCCACCTACGGCATGGCCCGCGGCTGGGTCGAGTTCTGGCTGGTCTGGATCGCCGTGGACGCCGTCGGCGTGCCGCTGCTGCTGCGCGGCGGGTTCTACCCGTCGGCGGCCATGTACCTCGTCTACGGGGCGCTCTGCGGCTGGGGCTTCGTCTCCTGGTGGCGCACCTCGCGCGCCGCCCGCCCGGCCCCCGCCACCCTGTCACCCACCTACTCGGAGGTCGTGGCATGACCACCTTCGCCAGCATCGAGCAGGCCGTCGCGGACATCGCCGCCGGCCGCCCCGTCGTCGTGGTCGACGACGCCGACCGGGAGAACGAGGGCGACCTGATCTTCGCGGCCGAGCTGGCCACCCCGGAGCTGGTCGCGTTCATGGTCCGCTACACCTCCGGCTACGTCTGCGTGCCGCTGACCGAGGACGAGTGCGACCGGCTGGACCTGCCGCCCATGCACCACACCAACCAGGACCGCCGGGGCACCGCGTACACGGTGACGGTGGACGCCCGGGAGGGCATCGACACCGGCATCTCCGCGGCCGACCGGGCGCACACCATCCGGCTGCTCGCCGCCGCCTCCACCGAACCGACCGACCTGGCCCGGCCGGGGCACGTGGTGCCGCTGCGCGCCCGCGCCGGCGGGGTGCTGCGCCGCCCCGGGCACACCGAGGCGGCCGTCGACCTGACCCGGCTGGCCGGCCTGCGCCCGGCCGGCGTGCTCTGCGAGCTGGTCAACGACGACGGCACCATGATGCGCCTGCCGGACCTGGAGAAGTTCTGCGCCGAGCACGGCCTGACCCTGGTCACCATCGCCGACCTGATCACCTACCGGCGGCGCACCGAGAAGCAGGTCGAGCAGGTCGCGGCGGCCCGGATGCCCACCCCGCACGGGGTGTTCACGGCCTTCGGCTACCGCGCCGAGCACGACCCGGCCGAGCACGTCGCCCTGGTCATGGGCGACCTCGGCGACGGGCGGGACGTGCTGGTGCGGGTGCACTCCGAGTGCCTCACCGGCGACACGTTCGGCTCGCTGCGCTGCGACTGCGGCCCGCAGTTGCAGGCCGCGCTGGCCCGCGTCGCCGCGGAAGGGCGCGGGGTGGTGCTCTACGTGCGCGGGCACGAGGGGCGGGGGATCGGCCTGCTGCACAAGCTGCGGGCGTACCAGTTGCAGGACCTGGGCCGCGACACCGTCGACGCGAACCTCGACCTGGGGCTGCCGGCCGACGCCCGCGACTACGGCACCGGCGCGCAGATCCTGCACGACCTGGGCGTGCGGTCGATGCGGCTGCTGACGAACAACCCGGCCAAGCGGGCCGGGCTGGAGGGGTACGGCCTGACCGTCACCGGCCGCGAGTCGCTGCCGATCCGGCCGCACCCGGAGAACGTGCGCTACCTGCGCACCAAGCGGGACCGCATGGGTCACCTGCTGGGCGAGTTGGACGAGACGACCGAGGGGCCGCTGGGCCGCCCGGTGGCGAGCGACGAGATCGGAGCGTAGGGCGATGGCGGGTTTCGGTGAGCCGGGGGTGGCGGCGGTCGACGCCGCCGGGATGACGGTCGGCGTCGTCGCCGCCCGCTGGCACGGTGAGCTGACCGACCACATGCTCGACCGGGCGGTGGCCGCCGCGCAGGCGTGCGGGGCGCGGGCCGTGGTGGCCCGGGTCGCCGGCTCGGTGGAGCTGCCGGTGGTGGCGCAGGCGATGGCCCGCCGCTTCGACGTGGTGGTCGCCCTCGGCGTGGTGGTGCGCGGGGCCACCGCCCACTTCGACTACGTGTGCAAGTCGGTCACCGAGGGGCTGACCCGGGTCGCCCTCGACGAGGGCAAGCCGGTGGCGCACGGCGTGCTCACGGTCGACACGATCGAGCAGGCCCGGGACCGGGCCGGGCTGCCCGGCTCCGCCGAGGACAAGGGCTGGTCGGCGACGGTGGCGGCGCTGGACGCGGCGCTGGCGGTACGCGGCCTGGACGCGGCGGCGGCCCACCGGGTCGGCTTCGGCCACTGACCCGCCCGGTCTGCTGGGCTGGGCGGGGGCAGCCTGGCTGGGCTGGGCTGGGCTGGGCGGGCGTTGGGCGTCGGGCGGGGCGGGGCGGGCGTTTGGGCGTCGCCATGTCGGCGACATGGCGGTATCAGCGGGCCCGGGATACCGCCATGTCGCCGACATGACGCGAGCGTCGGGCGTGTGCGGCTCCGGATCAGCCGGTCTCCCGGGGGCCGTCCTGGCCGGGCTCGTCGGGCCGGGCCGTGGCGCTCCACAGGTGCACTTCCATGGCGGCGCGCAGGACGTCGCGGGCGGCGGCGGCCACCGGGCAGTCCGCTGTTCGGCAGGCCGGGCAGCGGCCGTCGGGGGCGGGTTGGTGGTGGCGCAGGACCCAGCGGGCGGTGAGGATGAGCCGGTTGCGGATCTGGGCCAGGGACAGGAACGGCGCGGTCATCCTCAGCCCACCCCGATGGCGGCGGCGAGGTGGATGATGATCGCCGGGGCGGCCGGGTCGCGGGCGACCTGGGCGAGGACGTCGCGGCCGGCGGGTCGGTGGCGGATCTCGGCCGGCGCGATCCGATCGGCCTCCATCAGGGCCCGGCCAGCGCCGATCGGATCGCCAGCCTGAAGGTACGCGCGGGCGGCGTCGAGCAGATGCGCGGCGCGGTGTTCGGTGGGCAGCCACCGCCAGCCGTCCTGGGTGGTCGCCTTCTCGTGCCGGGCCACGGCATCCGCGCTGTCGCCCCACTCCACGGCGGCGGCGACGCGGGCCACCTCCACCGCCGTCGGCCCGAACCCGGTGCGGTGATGGTCGTGCCCGTCGCCGACCCGGTCCGCCATGGCGGCGGCCTCGTCGAGCAGATCGGCCGCCGCCATGGCGTCACCGTCGCACGCTGCGGCCAGCGCCGCCTGGACGAGCAGGGTTCCGCACAACGACAACTCCGGGGCACCCAACTTCACCAGCAGCGACGCCGTGATCCGGTACGCCCCCACCAGCGGCACCCGACCCGCCACCGGGTCAGCAGCATGGGCGCGCTCCACGTCGGCCAGCAACTCCGGCAACAACTCGGCGACCCGTGGGTAGCGGGCATGCTGGAACGTGATCCAGGCGTGCGCCACCTGCCGGGCCACCTGCACAGCCGGCAACACCGGCCGTCCGGCCGCCGCGCGACCGAGGGGAACCTCGTACCGGGACAACGCCGCCCGGATCCGCTCGACCCCGGCGGCCCGCTCGATCACCCCGGCGGGCTCGACGCCCCGCCCCAGCAGCACCGCCGCGTCGATCCGCAGCACTGCGGCAACCTCCCGAAGCGTCGACACCCGGTCCAGAGCACGGACACCCCGCTCGACCTTGTCCATTCAACTCTTCGACTTCCCCAACCGGTCGGCGAACACCTGCTGCGACAGCCTGCGCCGCCCCCGCCAGTACGCCACCCGCCGCCCGACCGGCAGCCGATCACCGTCCACGCCGCCACCGCCGGTCCGGCACCGCCCGAGTCGTCTCCTCGACCGGTATCCGATCCGCCTCGGCCTGGGCGAGGATCCGCCGCCTCGCCGCCTCCCGCTCGGCGGCCTCCGCCTGTCTCCTCGGCTCACTGGCGGCCCGTCGCCGTGACTGCGCATCGCTACCTCCGTCGGCGCGGCGGCAACATGCCGGCGCGCCACCAACGATGACGTCGCAAGGTCGCCGGACGCGACGGCGCACGCCACGACAATCCAGACACATCGGGGGCGACATTCCGGCGACATGCCGCTATCGTGGCGGGCATGAGCACCCCGAACACCGCCCTGCGCGCCGTTCGCACCGGGATGCGCATGAGCCAGGACGACTTCGCCCGCGCGCTCCAGGCCGCCGGCCACCGCGTCGGCGAGCCCAACGACGCCAACAAGCGACTCGTCCAACGCTGGGAGTCCGGCGCGATCGCCGCACCGCGCCCCGTCTACGCCCGCGCGCTGGAGGTGGTCACCGGCCTGCCCATCTCGCTGCTCGGCTTCGCGGCGGTGCCGGGCGAACATGTCACCCAGGACCAGCACGGCGGCCACGACCTGACCTCACCCATGTCCAGCCTGGCCACGCCGACGCCGAGGTCCAGCCCAGCCGCAGCCCACAGGTCGTACGAGGGTGTGTGGCTCAGCCGCTACCAGTACCACTCCAGCGGTCGCGGCGACTCGTTCGCCGGGCAGCACTTCGTGGTGCTGCTTCAACACGGCGACCGGTTGACCGCGCGCAGCCTGCCCGGCTCGGCGGCATCGTCGCTCTCCCTGGACCTCACCGTGGACGGCGCTGTCGTCACCGGCACGTGGGTGGAGCAGACCGACCCGACGGGCTACTACCGGGGAGCCCGATACCACGGCGCGATCCAACTGCTGGCCGAGCCCACCGGCCGACGGATGGCCGGAAAGTGGGTCGGGTTCGGCAAGGACATGGACGTCAACACCGGCCCGTGGGAACTCGTCTTCCGCGACGCCTCGACATCCAAGGCGACCCTCGATCGCTACAACACGTCACCGGCGTAGCACATCGAGTTCTTTTTGTCGTCTATGCCCTGAAGAGGCAGGGCATCACCGGCACGGGGAGGGACAGATGAGCGAGGATCAGTACGCCGCCGCGATGAGGTTCATCTTCGAGGCCGGCGTCCTCAAGCGCGCCGCCCGCACCGGCTGGTGGTTCGCCGGGGTCAAGCATCCCGAGACCATCGCCGAGCACTCCCACCGCACCGCCCTGATCGGCATGATCCTCGCCGCCATGGAAGGGGCCGACCCCGCCCGCGTCACCATGCTCTGCGTCCTGCACGACACCCAGGAAACCCGCACCACCGACCTGCCCCACATCGCCAAGCGCTACCTCACCGCCGCCCCCAACACCGCCATCACCGCAGACCAGGTCGCCGGCTGCCCACCCGCCGTCACCGACACCATCACCGCCGCCGTCACCGAGTACGAAGCCGGTGAAACCCTCGACGCCATCGTCGCCCGCGACGCGGACAAACTGGAGTGCCTTGTCCAAGCCGTCGAGTACCGCCATCAGGGCATCGACAACGTCCAGCGCTGGATCGACAGCAGCCGCGCCGCGCTCCGGACCAACTCCGCCCACCGCCTCGCCGACACCGCACTCGCCGGTTCACCCTTGGCCTGGCTCACACCGCCCCCGAAGCCGGCGTAGCTGACCCCCGCCCATCTGGCGACCGCCGCGGTGTCGAGCTCGTCCAGCCTGGCTTGATGCCGGCCACCCACATGACGAACCCATGGGTCTTGGGGATGGAACGTGAACTTTGGTGAGGCTCCGTCCATGCGGGTGTATGTGGGATTCGTGTGGATGGCAGACCAGCCCGGCATTCGCCTGCGCCTTCGTGCCCGATCTCCCGAGGACGCGAGGGCTCGCGTCGTCGAGGAGCACGGGGAGGGCCACGTCATCTCGCTCTGGAGCGAGGAGGACGCCTCGAAGCCGCGATAGGAGAGCGTGCCTCTCAACCGTCAGAGGCGGCCCGCCTCGATGATGCGGCGCAGGAACTGGCGGGTGCGGGGCTCGGTGGGGTCGCCGAGCACCCGTTCCGGCGGGCCGGACTCGACGACCCGCCCGCCGTCGAGGAAGCACACCTGGTCGGCGACCTCGCGGGCGAAGCCCATCTCGTGGGTGGCCAGCACCATCGTCATCCCGTCGGCCTTCAGCTCGCGGACCAGGGCCAGCACCTCGCCGACCAGTTCCGGGTCCAGCGCCGAGGTGACCTCGTCGAGCAGCATGAGCCGGGGCGAGTTGGCCAGCGCCCGGACGATCGCCACCCGCTGCTGCTGCCCGCCGGAGAGCCGGTCGGGGTAGGCGTTCGCCTTGGCCCCCAGCCCGACCCGGTCGAGCAACTCCCGGGCCTGCGCCTCCGCCTCTGGGCGGGGCCGCCGGTGCACCCGCACCGGGGCGAGGGTGACGTTGTCCAGCACGCTCAGGTGCGGGAACAGGTTGTACGCCTGGAAGACCATCCCGATGCGCCGGCGCACCCGGTCGGGGTCGACCCGGGGGTCGGAGATGTCCTGGCCGTCCAGCTCGATGGTGCCGTCGTCCAGCTCTTCGAGCAGGTTGACGCAGCGCAGCAGCGTGGACTTGCCCGACCCGGACGCGCCGATCAGCGCCACCACCCGGTGCTCGTCGACGCTGAGGTCGAGCCCGTCGAGCACCACGTGACCGCCGAAGGTCTTGCGCAGCCCCCGGCACCGCAGCAGGCTCATCGTCAGCCCCTTCCCTGTCGGCGGGCCGCGCGCAGCGTCACCCAGTCGGTGACGGCGATCAGCGGGATCGCGAGCAGCACGAACAGCGCCCCGGCCACGATGTACGGGGTGTAGTTGAACGTCTCGGCGGTGGCGATCTGCGCGGCGCGTACCGCGTCGATCGGCCCGGCGAGGGAGACCAGCCCGACGTCCTTCTGCAACGCGACCACGTCGTTGAGCAGGGGCGGGGCCACCCGGCGGACGGCCTGCGGCAGCACCACGTGCCGCATCGTCTGCCGGTAGGTCAGCCCGAGCGAGCGGGCCGCCGCGAGCTGGCTGGGGTGCACGGACTCGATGCCGGCCCGGAACACCTCGGCCAGGTAGCCGCCGTAGGTGAGCACCAGCGCCAGCCCGCCGAGCACCAGCACCGGCGGCATGCCCTGCAACCGCAGGCCGGGCACGCCGAGGGTGAGCACGTACAGCACGATGATCAGCGGCAGGCCCCGGAACGTGTACGTGTAGCCGGCCGCGAGGGCCCGGACCGGGAAGAAGACCGGGCCCCGCAGCGTGCGCAGGATCGCCACGAGCAGGCCGAGCAGCAGCGCCCCGGCCGCGCAGCAGACCAGCAGCCGCACGTTGAGCCAGAGCCCGTCGAGCACCTCGGGCAGCGCGTCCCGGGCGATCGCCGGGTCGGCGAAGGACGCGCGGACCCGGTCCCAGCCGGGCGCGCCGGTGACCGCGACGACGAGCAGCGTGCCGAGCGCGGCCGTGGAGGCGGCGGCGACCAGCACGCTGGTGACGGTCTGGCGGCGGCGGTGGGCCTGCCGCCGCCGCTGCGCCGCGGAGGGTTCGTGCGGTGCGAGGATCACTTCAGCTCGTACGCCCCCGCGACCTGGGTCAGCCACTTCTGCTCCAGCTTCTTGAGCGTGCCGTCGGCGGTGAGCTGGCCGACCGCGCCGCTGAGGCAGGGGGTGAGGGGCGAGTTGTGGTCCAGCAGCAGCCCGAACACCTCGGGCGTGCCGACCTGCGGCAGCTGCCCGACGACCGTCGCGTCGGTGATCTCCGCGCCGGTGATGTAGAACGCGGTCGGCAGGTCCACCACGAGGCCGTCGATCTGCCCGTTCTGGAGCGCCTTCTTGGCGTCGTCGTTGCTGTTGTAGACCTGTGGCTTGGTCTTCGGCTTGATGACGTCGGTGATCGCCTGGTAGCTGGTGGTGCCGACCTGCGCGCCCAGCCTGGCGTCCCGCAGGTCGGCCAGCGTCGTCTTGCCGGCGATCTTCGCGGACTTCCGCGCGATCACGGCCTGCCGGACCAGGTAGTAGGGCCCGGTGAAGTCGACCGCCTTCTTGCGCTCCTCGGTGATGGAGAACTGGTTGATGTCGAAGTCGAACTCCTTGGGGCCGGGGGCGACGGCGACGTCGAACTTCACCCGGGTCCAGGTGACGTCGGCGCGGTCGTACCCGAGCTTCTCGGCCACCGCGTAGGCCACCGCGGCCTCGAAGCCCTCGCCGGTCTCCGGCTTGTTGCCGACGAACCACGGCTCGTACGCCGGCTCGTCGGTGGCGATGGTGAGCTTGCCCGGGGTCCGGGTGGGCAGCTTGTCCTTCAGGCAGTCCGGGCCGGCGGTGGCGGCGGGGGTGGGGGCGGTGACGGGGGTGGCGTCGTCCTGGGGCGCGCAGGCGGCCACCGCGAGGAGGACGGTGCCGGCGGCGGCGAGCGCGACGGTGCGGGAGCTGAGCATGGCGGACAGCGTAGAGCCATCGACGGCCGTCGCGCAGGTGTGTCCCGCCGCCGTGGCGGGGGATCCGGGCCGGTGGGACCGGCGGACCCGCCGCGCGCCGGGCCGGGCGGGTGCTGGAAGAATCGCACCCCGTGAAGACGTTCGAGGAGTTGTTCGCCGAGCTGCAGGCCAAGGCCGCTGCCGGCACCCCCGGCTCGGGCACGGTGGCCGCGCTGGAGAAGGGGGTGCACTTCATCGGCAAGAAGGTCGTCGAGGAGGCGGCCGAGTCGTGGATGGCGGCCGAGCACGAGGGCCCGGAGCGGGCGGCCGAGGAGATCTCCCAGCTGCTCTACCAGGCGCAGGTGCTGATGCTGGCCACCGGGCTGGAGCTGAAGGACGTCTACCGACATCTGTGAGTGCGCCGTCCGCTGATCATCTCCACCGATCGAGGGAGCACTCCGTCATGCTGCGTGTCGCCGTACCCAACAAGGGCGCCCTGGCCGAGAAGGCCGCCGAGATGCTGCGCGAGGCGGGCTACCGCCAGCGCGCCGACCCCAAGGACCTGGTCTGCCCGGACGAGGCCAACGACATCGAGTTCTTCTACCTGCGGCCGAAGGACATCGCCACCTACGTCGGCTCGGGTGACCTCGACGTCGGCATCACCGGCCGGGACCTGCTGATCGACTCCGGCGCGCCCGCCGAGGAGGTGGTCGACCTGGCGTTCGGCCGGGCCACCTTCCGGTTCGCCGCCCGGCCGCAGGACGTCACGGGCGTCCAGGAGCTGGGCGGGCGGCGGATCGCCACCGCGTACCCGGGGCTCGTCGAGCGGTACCTCGCCGAACTCGGCGTCAAGGCCGACGTGATCCGGCTCGACGGCGCGGTGGAGAACGCCATCCGGCTCGGCGTCGCCGACGTCGTCGCCGACGTGGTGGAGACCGGCGCGACGCTGCGCCAGGCCGGGCTGGTCGTCTTCGGCGACCCGCTGCTGCGCTCCTCGGCGGTGCTGGTGCGCCGGGTCGACGCCCCCGAGCACCCGCAGGCCGCGCAGCTGCTGCGCCGGCTGCACGGGGTGCTGGTGGCCCGCCGCTACGTGATGCTCGCCTACGACGTGCCGGCCGGGCTGCTGGACCGGGCCAGCTCGCTGACCCCCGGCATCGAGTCGCCGACCGTCTCGCCCCTGCACCGCGAGGGCTGGGTGGCGGTGCAGGCGATGGTGCAGCGCGACGACGTGCACCGGATCATGGACGAGCTGTACGAGCTGGGCGCCCGCGCCATTCTGGTCACCAACATCCACGCCTGTCGGCTGTGAGGCCGCTGCCGCCGGCCGCCGCCCTCGCCACCGTGGTGCTGGGCGGGGTGGCGTCGGCGGCGCAGGCGGCGGGCAACGCGGTGCTGGGGGAGCGGGCGGGCGACCCGATCCTCGGCGCGCTGGCGAACAACCTCGGCGGCTGCCTGGTGGTCCTCGTCGGCCTGCTGGGCCTGCCGTCGACCCGGGCCGGGCTGGACGCGCTGCGCCGGGCCCGGCTGCCGTGGTGGTCGTACCTGGGCGGGCTCGGCGGGGCGGCGATCGTCACCGTCGCCACGTACGTCGTGCCGGTGCTCGGGATCGCGGTCTTCACCATCGCCCAGGTGGCCGGGGGCAGCCTCGGCGGGCTCGCGGCGGACCGGGCGGGGCTGGCCCCGCTCGGCCGGCTGCGGCTGACCGGTCCCCGGGTGGCCGGCGCGCTGCTCGGCGTCCTCGCCGTGGCCCTGGCCCAGCTCGGCCGGCCGGTCGGCGGGGTCGCGGTCGGCGGGGTCCTGATCGCCGTCGCGGGCGGGGCGGGGGTGGCGGTGCAGTCGGCCCTCAACGGGCGGGTGTCGGCGGCGGGCACCACGACCGCCGCGATCGCGGTCAACTTCGCCGTCGGCACCCCCGTCGTCGTGCTGGTGGCCGCGCTGGTCGGGGCCCTCACCGGCCCGACGCCGACCTGGCCGCACGACTGGTTCCTCTACCTCGGCGGCCTGTACGGCGTCGGCATCGTGCTCGCCCTGATGCTGGGCGTGCGCGCCGTGGGGGTGCTGCGCACCGGGCTGGCCCTGGTCGCCGGTCAGCTCGGCGGCGCCCTGCTGCTGGACGTCGTGCTGCCCGGCGGGGCCGGGCTGCGCTGGCCGGTGCTGGCCGGCGCGCTGCTGACCCTGCTGGCGGTGGTGGTCGCCGGCCGGGGTCCCGCGGCCCGGCGGGCCGGCGACACGACGGGACCACGCACCGGGGCCGAACCGGTGGGTGGCAGACTGGGCGGGTGAGCGAAACCGCACCGGTGACCCTGCGTCCCCGCCGCATCCGGCTGGTCTGCTGGGCGTCGGCCGCCACGCTGCTTGTCGTGTTCAGCCTGGTGGCCACGTCGCTGACCGGTCCCACCGGCAACGGCTACGGCACCTTCCAGCGTGGCGACCAGCTCGCCATGATCGGCCTGGGCGTCCTCGGGGCGCTCGGCCTGCTGCTGTTGACCCGGCCCCGCGTCGAGGCCGACGCGCTGGGCGTGCGGGTGCGCAACGTGTTCGGCTCCTACGCGCTGCCCTGGGAGGTCGTGCGGGGGGTGCGCTTCGACCGGGGCGCGCCGTGGGCGAGCCTGGAGCTGCACGACGACGACCTGGTGCCGATGGTGGCCCTCCAGGCGGCCGACAAGGAACTGGCGGTCGAGGGCGTGCGCGCCCTGCGCCGGCTGCACCGGGCCCACCTCGCGGCGCTGGCCGGGGACGCGGCCGGGCGCTGACCCGCCGCGTCGGGGCCGGTGCCGTGCCCGCCGGCACCGCGCTGCTGCTCACCCTCGCGTGTCCGGTTTGGGGGCCGGGCCGGCGAGGGTGTAGTGTTGCTGAGTCGACCAGACTGCCCCCGTGTCCCACGTGCGGGTGGTCCTGAAGCGGAGCGCCTGCTCCCACCCGAGTCGCCCCAGTCGGCGGCCGGGTCCCGGTCACCGGTTCCGGGCACACCCCGGTCCCGGATGCGCGATCCTGTGATCGTGCCGACCGGTCGAGCGGGCCCTGGCATGCGCCGGGGCCTTCTGCTTTCCGGGTCGGCCCCCACCACGGGGGCCGCGGGAGTCGGCCACCGCAGAGCATTCGACTCGAGGAGGCCCCATCAGCGTCGAACCACGCGTGAACGAGCAGATCCGGGCACGTGAGGTCCGACTGGTCGGTCCCGAGGGTGAGCAGGTGGGCATCGTCCCACTGGAGCGCGCCCTTCAGCTGGCCGCGGACGTCGACCTGGACCTGGTCGAGGTTGCGCCGATGGCGCGCCCGCCGGTGTGCAAGCTCATGGACTTCGGCAAGTTCAAGTACGAGAGCGCACTCAAGGCGCGCGAAGCGCGGCGTAACCAGCAGCAGACCGTCATCAAGGAGATGAAGCTCCGGCCGAAGATCGACCCGCACGACTACGAGACCAAGAAGGGTCACGTGGTGCGGTTCCTCAAGGCCGGCGACAAGGTCAAGGTAACGATCATGTTCCGCGGTCGGGAGCAGAGCCGCCCGGAGCTGGGTTACCGGCTCCTGCGTCGCCTCGAGTCCGAGATCACGGAGCTGGGCTACGTGGAGGCCGCCCCCAAGCAGGACGGCCGAAACATGATCATGGTTCTCGCTCCGCACCGGGCCGTCAAGGCTTCCGCGGTCGCCGCCACGGCGTCCCGCGGCGCCGGCCGGGAGCGGCCCGCGGAGGAGTCCGCGGCCCCGGCGGCCAGCGGGACCCCGGCGGCCGGCGAGACCGCAGCAGCCGGTGAGACCGGCGTGACCGCCGACACCAGCGGTCAGTAACAGGGGAGAGACGTTCCACATGCCGAAGATGAAGAGCCACACGGGTATGGGCAAGCGGGTCAAGCTGACCGGCAAGGGCAAGGTCGTTG
This genomic window contains:
- the hisG gene encoding ATP phosphoribosyltransferase, which produces MLRVAVPNKGALAEKAAEMLREAGYRQRADPKDLVCPDEANDIEFFYLRPKDIATYVGSGDLDVGITGRDLLIDSGAPAEEVVDLAFGRATFRFAARPQDVTGVQELGGRRIATAYPGLVERYLAELGVKADVIRLDGAVENAIRLGVADVVADVVETGATLRQAGLVVFGDPLLRSSAVLVRRVDAPEHPQAAQLLRRLHGVLVARRYVMLAYDVPAGLLDRASSLTPGIESPTVSPLHREGWVAVQAMVQRDDVHRIMDELYELGARAILVTNIHACRL
- a CDS encoding ABC transporter substrate-binding protein, with the translated sequence MLSSRTVALAAAGTVLLAVAACAPQDDATPVTAPTPAATAGPDCLKDKLPTRTPGKLTIATDEPAYEPWFVGNKPETGEGFEAAVAYAVAEKLGYDRADVTWTRVKFDVAVAPGPKEFDFDINQFSITEERKKAVDFTGPYYLVRQAVIARKSAKIAGKTTLADLRDARLGAQVGTTSYQAITDVIKPKTKPQVYNSNDDAKKALQNGQIDGLVVDLPTAFYITGAEITDATVVGQLPQVGTPEVFGLLLDHNSPLTPCLSGAVGQLTADGTLKKLEQKWLTQVAGAYELK
- a CDS encoding PH domain-containing protein, producing the protein MSETAPVTLRPRRIRLVCWASAATLLVVFSLVATSLTGPTGNGYGTFQRGDQLAMIGLGVLGALGLLLLTRPRVEADALGVRVRNVFGSYALPWEVVRGVRFDRGAPWASLELHDDDLVPMVALQAADKELAVEGVRALRRLHRAHLAALAGDAAGR
- the infC gene encoding translation initiation factor IF-3; translation: MNEQIRAREVRLVGPEGEQVGIVPLERALQLAADVDLDLVEVAPMARPPVCKLMDFGKFKYESALKAREARRNQQQTVIKEMKLRPKIDPHDYETKKGHVVRFLKAGDKVKVTIMFRGREQSRPELGYRLLRRLESEITELGYVEAAPKQDGRNMIMVLAPHRAVKASAVAATASRGAGRERPAEESAAPAASGTPAAGETAAAGETGVTADTSGQ
- a CDS encoding phosphoribosyl-ATP diphosphatase; this encodes MKTFEELFAELQAKAAAGTPGSGTVAALEKGVHFIGKKVVEEAAESWMAAEHEGPERAAEEISQLLYQAQVLMLATGLELKDVYRHL
- a CDS encoding DMT family transporter, whose translation is MRPLPPAAALATVVLGGVASAAQAAGNAVLGERAGDPILGALANNLGGCLVVLVGLLGLPSTRAGLDALRRARLPWWSYLGGLGGAAIVTVATYVVPVLGIAVFTIAQVAGGSLGGLAADRAGLAPLGRLRLTGPRVAGALLGVLAVALAQLGRPVGGVAVGGVLIAVAGGAGVAVQSALNGRVSAAGTTTAAIAVNFAVGTPVVVLVAALVGALTGPTPTWPHDWFLYLGGLYGVGIVLALMLGVRAVGVLRTGLALVAGQLGGALLLDVVLPGGAGLRWPVLAGALLTLLAVVVAGRGPAARRAGDTTGPRTGAEPVGGRLGG